CGAGACATAGCGAACAGCCCTGTTCGCGCTGCCCACCAATTCATATCTTGGAACGCAGCCGGACCAAGTAGGGCGCAGATATCTAATCCGTTCTTGATCAGGGATGTTTTCCTCAGATCACGATAGGCTGGTAAAAAAAGCCAATTATCCGGCGCAACGGTACTAAAAGTCCCATTTGGGACAATTATCTCCAACAGCCGCTCCATGAAGACGGTAGCAATGTCGTTTTTTGATCTCGGATAGTGCTCATCTATCCAGTTTCGCAACGAGTCTGACTGTTTTCCACGTCCCAAATACGGTACGTTTGTCGCCACCAGCACATACCGATTCGCTAGCAACTCCGCCGCCTTGGCAAGGCCTTGTGCGGCGACGGCCATTTCTGCTACCTCGTCGCTGCCGTCGGCCAGCGCTTGCGTCAGGATCGGTTCCAGCAGGTCCCAGTCGGCGGCGAACAGGTCGCCGCCGGCCCGACGCGGTTCGATCAGGCTACCCAGCACCGGCGCTTTCTCGAACAGGTCATACAGGCGGGACAGGCCGGTGCGGATGCGGCTGTCCACCTGCGCGTTCAGCAGCGTCGCCTCCGCGCCCAGCAGGTCGGTCCTGGCCTGCGGGTCGGCGGCGCGGGCCACCTTGTCCGCCAGCTTCAGGAAATCCTGCTTCGCCATGCCGATGGAAAGGCCGGAGCAGGCGAGATGCAAGGGCGGCAATTGCACGTACTCGCCGATCAGGCGCCAGGCGGCGAAGGCCAGATTGAAGGCGGCAATCTGGGTGCAGCGAAAATCGATCTCCAGCCCGTGCAGATTGTCCCGCAGCACCGCCAGCACGGCGTCCTTCCGGTTCAGCCCCTCCTCCGCCATGCGCAGCGCCGCCAGGATGGGCAGGGTGAAGACCAGGAAATGGCCGGACCCCATGCAGGGATCGAGGAAGGTGATGTCCTTCACATCCCCGGGCCAGCCGGGGAAGGTGCCGGCCGCCGGGCGCCAGTCGCCCTCGCCGCCATCCTCCCGCGTTTCCCGGACGAAGCGCAGATAGGTCCAGTCCACCCCCGGCAGGGCGCAGGCCGCGCGCAGCTCCGCCTCGTCCGCCGCCCCGGCGGCGAGCGCCGGGTTCGCCGACAGGATCTTGCCGGCCCACCACGCCCCCAGCGTGTTGTGCAGCAGGAACAGGACCATGTAGTCCTCGGTGAAGAGCTGGGTGACGGCCGGCAGCTCGTCCGCCCCGATCGGCCCGCCCGACTTGTTGACCCTCTCCTTCTCGTCGGCCTGCCAGAACTGATAGACCCAGCCCAGGCTGTCGTCGGCCCGGAACACGGCGGGCGGCAACGCCTTCAGCCGGTCCTCCAGCGCCGAGCGGGTCTCCGGCGGCAGGGCCAGGGCCAGCGCCGGATCCTCGCTGCGGAAGATCTCCGGCAGCATGCGTTGGGCATAGCCGGCGGCGAGCTCCAGCCAGTCCTTTCCCTGCTCCCGCGCCAGTTCCTGGACATCGGCAAGGGTAAGCGCCAGCCCGTCGTCGATCAGCAGGTCGCTTTCCGCCAGGAAGCGGGCGAACAGCATGCGGTGCCAGTGCTCGTACGCCACCTCCGGCACCAGCCGCTTGATGTCCTGGCTGCCGTCGGAGCGGCGCTCGTCGCCCAGCCGCTTGGCATGGGCGCGCAGCTTGGCGCGCAGCTTCTTCTCCTGGTCGGTCAGATAGCCGGGGCTGGCGGACAGATGTACCCCCAGCCGTTCCAGCGCCTTGCGCGCCCCGACCTCCGCCAGCACCCGCGCTTCGCGGACCCTGGTCTCCAGATTGCGGCGAAGATCACGCGCCAGCGATGCCATCGGACAGGCTCCCTTTCAGACGTTCTTGTGCTCGCATGCTTTTCGTCAGCTCACCATCACCGGACCGTCGCCGAGGGCGTCGGTCAGGGTCGCGCGCGCCTTCGCCAGCCACGCCTCGACTTCCTCCGGCGTCTTCAGCGTGGTGCGCTCCAGCATGACCATGCGGACCTTGGGCTCCAGCAGCTTGGCCGCCTTCTCCAGCGCCCGCTGAACCCGGCCGGCGACCGCGTCGATTTCGGCGCGGGCGGTGGGCAGGGGCTTGCGGTCGAGATGCTGCAACAGCGTCTCGTCCGAGGACAGGTTGGGGTCCGCCGGCGCCGTCAGCCCGACATCCGCGAGGATGGAGGCCTGCTGGTCGGCGGCGAGCCGGCCCCACAGGACGTTCCCGGCGAGTTCCGCCTCCGCCGCCCGATGCGCCTTCAGGTGCGCGGCATGGAGCGTCCCGACCTCCTCCCGCAGGAGGGCGGCCAGGGCGGCCCGCACCGGCGTGACGTGGTCGGTCCCGTCCAGCAGCAGCCGCTTGTCCCGGATCGTCTCCACCTGCTCCAGCGGGTCCTTGGCACCGTCCAGGCCGCGGGCGTGGCCGGACAGGCGATCCAGCACCGTCCAGGCCGGCAGGCGCTTGTCCTTCAGCTCCTTCAGCGCGGTCCATGCCTCGATCCTGGCCGTGAAGTCCGCGGCCTTCGCGTGGATCGCGTTCAGCCGCTCGTTGCCGGCCAGATGCTCGATGTCGGCGATGTCCTTGGTGTCCGGCGATGCGGGCAGGGGGGCAGCGCCGCCCGCCTCCGCGCCGAGGCCCTTGAGCTTGGAGAGGAATTCCGGCGCATTCGCCGCCAGCTGTTCCGCTGCATTGGGGACGCCGAGCAGCTGATAGAGCTTCCGCAGGGCCAGCTTCTGCGTGGCGCTGAGCGTGAAGCCCTCCTTCCGGAAGTCGGCCTTGGGGATGCGGTTGTGGTCGAGGTGTTTCGGGGCGATCACCTCCCCGTTGGCCACGGCCGTGACCACCCCGGCGCTGTGCAGGGCGACCAGCGCCGCATCGATGGCCTCCTTCGGCCAGCCGAGCGGCGGTGCCTGAAGCTCCTTGCGGATATCGGAGCCGCTCCGGCCGGCGCCGATGGTGGTCAGCACCTGCTGGCAGACCGGGTGCGTTTCCAGGGCGCCGGCATGGCCGACCACCTGGAACGGATTGTCGGCTCCCTCCCGCGCCCGCTTGAAGACGGTCTCCCAGTGACCGCTGTCGGCCTCCTTGAAGCGGGGGAACAGGCGGACAAGCGAATCCTCTGCGGCCGCTTCGATCTGGTCGGCCACGGTCAGGCGCATGACCTCGTTTCCGCCGCCCTGATACACCTTGGTCTGGCCGACGATCTCCTTAACCAGGGTCTGGACGGCCTTGGTCGCGATGCTCAGCCGGCTGTCCATACTGAGCTTGGCCTCTTCGCCTTCCTTGGTGGAGGGAATGCCCTTGGCATCCAGCGTGGCCTTGGCGGCGATCATGTCCCGGATGCCGTCCCTCAAGGCGTCCGGATGCGCCCGTGGGATGAAGACGAAGATGGTCGGGCTTTCGTTGCCGGCGGCGCGCGCGGCGTCCTGGGCCTGCTTTTCCGTGCTCGTCCAGCCGTCCCGCATCCAGACCTGAATGACGCTGGTCTCGGCCGGCGGCGGCGTGTCGCCACGGTGGATGGCGAGCTTGCGGAGTTCCTTCGCGTCGCCCTGGAGCAGCTGCACGCCCTTGATCGCGCTTTCGAACTCCGCTCCGATCAACTGTTCGCGGCGGAAATAGACGGTGGAGGTGTCTGCGGCGGCCCGGTTCTGCTGAGCCCGGAATTCCCGGTCCCACTCGGTACCCTCGCGGGTCTGAAGCCGGTACTCCTCGTCCACCGGCATCAGGTCGCCCCGGTCGACCAGTCGCTTCAACATCTCGTCGACGTCCGCCCGGAGCCTGCCGTTGTCCGCGGTCAGATCATCGACCAGCAGGTCGGCGATGTGCTCCTTGGTCGAGCGGATGCCGGTGTCCATACCGGCCTCGCGCTTCAGCCGGTTGATCAGGAACACCACGCCGCAGATGCGCGCGGCCAGATCGCCCACATCCTTCCGAACCTGGAGGATGCGCTCGTTGATCTCGCGCAGCAGGATGCCGGTGTTGACCAGCTCCGGCGCGAGCGCCTCATAGAGCTCGTCGGCCGGAATCAGGGTCCCCAGATTCCGGTCCGCCCGCTTGTGCAGGGCGTCATGGACGATGCGGAGCTGCGAGCGCAGTTGGCTCTGGGTGCCCCCCGCATCCAGCTGGCGAAAGCATTCCTCGAAAAAGCGGCGGCGGACCGGCAGGATCGGGTAGTCATCCACGATGACGGCGCGGTCTTCCGGGCCCTCCTGGATGCGGGTGCCGCTCAATTGGCGGGAGACCTCGCCGGCATGGGTGTCCAGCGTGCTGCGCACATTCCCCAGTGCGGCGGGCTTCTTCTGAAGCAGGACCTTCCGAGTGACGGTCTCCACATCAATGTCGGACAGCGGCACCCGGACGGTGAACCGGTCCATCAGACGCTGAAGGTGGGGGGCCGAGCTCAGCGCGCTCTGGCCGGCGCCGACGATCATGACGCGGCCGTTCATCTGCTTCGACACCGCCTCCGCTACTTCGGAGACCAGCACCGACCGGTCATGGACCGTGCCGATGTACTGTTGAACCTCATCCAGGACCAGCAGGGTCAACGGAATCTGGCCGTCGTGGCCGCGGAGCCTGAGGGCAGCCCGCGCGGCATCCAGGAATTCCGTCGTCGTGATGTCGGTGAGCTTCTGCGGAAACTGCTCGCGGAGCAGAAGCCGGACCTGACCGGGGCCGGTGGCCAGGTCCGGGATGGCCGACATCAGTGCATTGGCGATCAGCGGGCTGACATAGAGGCTGTTGAGTTCGGCATTGAAGTCCTTGCCGGCCGCTTTCACCGCGTCGCGTATGTGATCGAGCTTGCCTTGCTCTTCCAGCCAGAGGCAGAAACGGGCGGGCGCATACTGCTCCGGCAGACCGACCGCGCGCAGGATGACGGACAGGATGGTCAGGCGGACCGCATCCGTGCCCCCATTGGGCATGGCCCCGGCGGCGGCGAGCAGCCCGCCGGCCCTCTTCCCCTGAGTGTCCAGTTCCTTGAGGAGCTCCTTCACTTCGTCCGGCAGGCTGGGGACGAGGGCGCGGGCGGTGGCGCCGTCAGGAAATGCCGTGTTTTGCCACAGATGACAGAGCATCTTCAGCAGGTGCGACTTGCCGCTGCCGTAGAAACCGGAAACCCAGGCCCCGGGAAGGCTGGTGCCGCCATTGAGAAAGGCGCGGAGGATCTTGATCATCCCGTCGGCGTACTGGCCCTCGCAGACGAAGCTCTTCAGCTCCTCCCGCAGCTCCAGCATGGCTTTCTCAGTGTCGCGGTCGTCGACCAGGCGAGCCTGACCGTTGTTGGCAAGACGCGTCTGGCCCGGATCGCGCAGCAGAACATCCTTCAGCTTCATGACTGTGCTCCCCCTCCGTGCATCGTGATCGGCACGGCCAAGTAGTTCCACCCATCCCGCGCATCGAGCAGGCGGTACGTGTTGTCCTCATACTGCCCCGGGAAGAAGACCAGCAACCGGCCGCGAATGTCCGGCTCAACCAGGGTCAACACGCGCGAAAGGCGCGTAAAGCCGAAGAGTGAGCCGGCGCCGATGACCGCAACGACCGTGTCCTCATCAACGGCCGGGTCGGTCAGCGCCAATCGAATGCGATCGGCAACGAAGCCGGCGAACTCCGCATCCAGCTTCAGTTGCAGGTCTTCCGGCATCTCGAAGTACGCGTCGCGGTATTCTTCGCCCGCCATCCAGGCAGCAAAGCTGTCCGTGATGTCGACCGTTCGCCACGTCTTGCCGGCTTCAGCCGTGGCGATCTCGAAGTTCTTGAGGCGCGCCCTCAGGGCGCGCTCAGCTTCCTTCTCATAGACGAGCATGACGATGCGCTGCGCTCCCGCGACGGTACGCTGCCACGGCAATTTGATGTGGCGTTCGTAAACCTTTGCAAGATCTTCGATTCTCGCCATGTCAGCGCTCCCAGAAGGTCCCGTCGAGGCGCGCGAAATCGAGCGTCACGACCTGTTCGGCGATGTCCATATCAAGCAGTCGCAGGCGGCGCGCTTCGCCTGCCAGGCGCAGGGCATGCGGCTGCTCCAGGTCGAGTGTGTTGACCCATCCGCTCTGGAAGGCTTCCGTGTCGCTGAACCCAGCTTGGCAGGCGATCCACAGCGCAAAGGCCACGGTGATCGGTGTCGCGATGACCTGCTGTCGCCGCTTGAAAGTGCGTCCGATCAGATGACCGGATTGCGTCCAAGAACTGGCTGTGTTGCGCAGCACTTTGTCGAGCACTGCTGCGCTGAGCCGATCACCGGAGGTGTTGAGCAAGGCCGACCGTACGGCACCCCGCTGCAAGTCTTCGCCCGGCCTGAGTTGCAGTACGGCAGGCGCTGTTGCCAGCAAGAGCGGGTCCCGCGCCAGACCTGCCAGAAGGGCGAGGAGGGGCCGGCTGGTCTCGTCCAAGCGCCACAGCCGTCGTAGAATTCGGAACAGCGGGACCGTGGGGTCCAGGGCGTACAGCTCTCCGAGCCTGGTGTAGCTCAGTCGGCGTGTTGCGGCCGTTTGCTTGCCAAGCCGATTGTCCTGGATGATCAACTCGGCATACTCGGCGCGATCAGACGGTTGCGGCTCAATCGATAGCAGGGTCGACAGCTCCGCAAGCATGATCGTACGGCTTGTATGCGTGCCACCCGCATGCGGCCGTAGCCCAACGCCCGATTTGAACGGGCGTCCCACCGGGAAGAAGCTCGTGAAAGAGACGGCAGCCATTGGGGTATCCGCGATCGTGTGATACCACCATGATGTCATCGATGAGAAAGCGCAACAGGGAAGCCGGCAAGTTTGCCGGCTTTCTGGTGAGCTAACAGCCTGAGCCCGGCGTAGTCGGCTTCCTCTTCCGAACACTCCGCTTCATACATCGCAGGATAAAGTTGAGGGAGCGATGAAGCGCATGCCAGTGAGGTCGATCGGCATTGCACGGTGATCCGCGCCGGACCTGTCGAAAGCTACTGGTTGGGCGGTGCCGCCCTGCCGACGACCTCGGCTTGAGCATGGTAGCGTGCTATAGCCTTGCCGGTGGAATGTTCTTTGTCTGCTCATTGAGTAGACATCGCTTGAGTGTGGCACTGACTGGCTTCGTGAGGGCTGGCCCTCAGCGTCAACTACTGCGCCACTCTGGTGCCCAAGCTGGTGCCCCTTCCCTGGTGCCCAGCGATCACCTTTAATCAGGAGAACGGCGGCGGAACTGGCTTTCTGAGCGGTCGTGACGAGGCGGGCGGACGGGAGTTCAGAATCCTAGTCCCCCAACCAACCTTTCCTAGAAATCCTTGCACATCAGGCACTTAGGGCGAAGCCAGCAGGCTGGTCCCCCAACTGTGCCATCGGCCTGTGCCAACGACGGTTCGGCGCCCTTCACAGGGGAGTGCCGGGGATGTCGCTTGGGGTCCATCTCTACCGCCGCGGATCCGTCTACTGGTGGCGCCGGATCCTGCCGGTGTGTGGGGCTGCGGTCGGGGATGAAGGCGCCCCGGAAAATTCGTCGAAAAAAATTGCTGGTCGGGAGATACGCCTCTCCCTGCGGACCAATATGCCCGGCCTCGCACGGCAGCGAGGGCGGCGTCTCAGCGTCGTGGTCGATGCCGTGCTCGCACTCCTCGGCGAGGTCATGCAGGCCGGCACCATCGACACCAGCGCGCTCCGCGCCCTCCTCCAACCGATCCTGCTCGGCGAGCTGGAACGGGCTGAGGTGGCGCGTGCCCTGGGCGGGGAGCGGGGGCCGGAGGAGATCGCCCGGCGGGTCCAGGCCGAACTCGACGCCGTCGCCACCATCGAGGACGCCGTCCGGCACAACCGGCTCGACGCCGCCCGCGCGGTGCTCGAGCGCGCAGTCACCGTCGGCCTGCCGGTGCCGGCGGCGGAGACGGCCGAGCACAGCTACCTCGCGCGACTGGTGCTGCGCGGGCTTCCCCGCATTCACCGCATCAACGCCGAACGGGAGCAGAATCACTACGACGACCTCGAGGACGTCCTGCCGCCCTTGCCGGCCAGCAGCATGGCGGTCGGCATGCCGGCAGGCGCACCGTCTGGCACTGCGGTTCCCGGAGTCGAGGGGCGGCCTGCCACCGTCGTGGCGCCGTCGGCACCGGCGCTGGTGCCGACCGTCATGCCTGCGCAGCCGGCGGTGCAGTCCTCCTTGGTCGCGGCCCCCGTGGCATCAATTGACCCCGTTGAACCCAACACCAGCCCGGTGCCCAACCGGAAGGAGGTGGAAGCCCACCCGCACTCGCAGGCCGCTCAGCCCGCCGTCGCTGCGGCGGCGTCCGTGCTCGTCACGACGTCCTCTGCCGCGGCTTCAGCGGGCTCGACCGGCCCCGCTGCCAGCGTTGTCGACCGGACGCCCGAAGCGACGACGGTGGAAGCAAGCCCACAGCCGCAGAAAACCAGCCCGGCAAAGGACTGGACGATCCAGCAGGCCATGGGCGAATGGGTCCGCCGCCGTCAGCGGGATACGAACCCCCACAAGACAGCAGCTCTGTGCAAGGAGGAGGAGCGGAACTACCGCGTTGCCGCGGAGCTGTTCACCAGCCTCATCGGCGACCGCCGTGCCGTCGAGGTGACGGAAGAAGACCTGTTGCGGTTCCGGGGGGAACTGCACCGGGTTCCGAACCTGTTCGGCCGCGGCACCTATCGCAACATGACCGGCGCCGAGGCCGTCGCCAGGGCCGACGCGGTGACGGCGTCCCAGCAGGCTGCGGTGATGGCGCGTGCGGAGGACGGACAGCTCGACCGCGACAATCTGGCCCACGAGATGCGCGACGCGGAGGTGCCGCGCCTGTCGATGAAGACCGTCAACAAGCATCTCGACAAGATCAAGGGGCTGCTCCGTTGGCTCCGGACCACAATTAAGGTGGCGATTGACCGGGATCTGCTCGATCTCAAGATCCGCTACGATCAGAAGGACATCGGACGCGCGGCCAACGCCGATCGGGAAGCCTTCTCGAGCGCGGAGATGCGCAAGCTGTTCGCCAGCCCGTGCTGGACCGGCTGCGCCGGGGTGGACTACCGGCATCGTCCGGGCTCCAACACGGTGAAGGACGCCAAGTTCTGGATTCCGCTGCTGGCTGCCCTCGAGGGCGTGCGGCTCGGCGAAGCGGCGCAGTTGCTGACCACCGACATCCAACTGCGCTGCTTCGATCAGGAGGACTTCACCGACTGGGATGTCGATCTCGACGATCCGTCGGGGCCGTGGCCCCGTCTGCGGCGGTTCTCGCCCAAGGACGCGGACGGTGTTCCCACCGTCGGCATCTGGTGCATCGACGTCATACCTGAGGACGGCAAGAGCGTGAAGACCCCCTCTTCGAAGCGGATCATTCCGATCCACCCGCTGCTGCTCGAACTCGGCTTCCTCGACTACGTCGACGCGCAGAAACGCGCCGGCAAACGGGACCTGTTCCCCGGCCTCCGGCCAGAAAAGGCGACGTGCGCCGGCGAAAACCTTGGGGAATGGTTCAGCCGCTACCTCGAGTACATTGGGATGAAGCGGGAACGGCTTTCGTTTCATTCGTTTCGCCACAGCTTCGACACGCACTTGCTCAACCGCGAGGTTCCGGATGTCCGGGTGAGCGAGCTGATGGGGCACGCGCAGCACGGGCAGACCCGAAACCGCTACTACAAGGGCGCGCGGCTGGCGAAGCTGACCGAGGCGATCGCGTCGATCAACTACCGCCTCCACACGGCCATGGTCGACGGCCAGCTGTGCCTGGTGCTGCCGCCGGGCGCGTGAGTGGGGAAGATTCCGCAAATTTGGAGGACGCCCCCGACGAGCGAACCGATCTTCCCTTCCCGGCACCGCAAGGACGTGGTGCCCTCGGTAAGGAACGGAACGCATGACTGACACGATCGACACGGAGTGCATGATCCTCATCGCCACGCTGAAGCGTGATGTGGAATCGCTGAAGAAGGTGAGTGACGCAGCCGCTGATGCCATGCTGGCTGTCTATCGGACGGCCGTGCCGCTGGCGAAACACGAAGAGTCGCTCGAAGCAATGCTCGAGGGGTTGGATCAGGCGCTGGACAAATCGCTCAAGCTGACCAAGGCGCTCCGTAGCCTGTCCTGTCGCATGGAGAATGATGAGATCAGCGGGCACGAGCTGGCGGAAATCCTCGCCCGCAAACACTATCTCGATCGCCGGGGCTACACATCCTGGACTTTCGCTCCGCTGGTGCCGGAACGCGATCCGGCGCCGGGCGAATAGCGAGATCGGTCACCCTTTCCCTTTGTGGATGATGCCGGACGCTGCCTGCCGCGCTGATGGGGGGCGCTACCGAAAGCGTTGCCAACGGGCACTGGATCCACGGCCTCCTACCCGAGTAGGAGGCCGGTTTCCACAATCGTCCGAGCGATGATCCCGGCCGCTCCGGGACGGCGGCTGAGCGCTGTCAGGTCGGCGGTGCGGCCGGCGCGCCCGAAACGCCGCACGGTCGATGCGTCCATCAGGTGGGGAACGACCGCGGCCCCGAGACTGTCCTCCAGATGTCCGGCGATGCGCGCGCCGCCGGCGTCGACGTCGCCCCAATGGAACAGGCGGGGTGGCGTCGGGGCCGCGCGGAGCAGATGGCGCAGCGCCCGAAGCACGGTGAGGCTCGGGAAACCCCCGGTGTAGACCACGCACACGTCCGCCTGCCGCGCCTCGCGCACCTGGCGGTGAAAGGACGTGAGGTTCTCGACCGTCAGAATCGAAAAGGGGCCTTCGCCGTCCCAGGACAGCCCGTCCAGCCATTCGCGCTGGACAGCCACGAAGGGCGGGGCCGTGCCGGGCAGCAGGCCGTCCTCCGGAGCGTTCCCGAAGCGTACGGTCACCGGACCGCTGAGGAAGACCGGGGCCGGGAAACGCGTCAGGCCGAAGCGGGCGAGGAGCTCGTCATCGGACAGCCCCTCGTCCGTCGTTGGCGCGAGGCCCGACGACGGGGCGCCCTCCGCGTCCTCGGCGTCGGCCTGTGCCACCGAGCGCAGCATCCGCACCAGCCCGGTCCGGTGCCGTTCGACGATCTTGCTGGCTCGGTTGGGTTCGCCAGCGCGTCCGGGTCCACGCTCGGGGCAGGCTCCTTTGGCTTGCGGCCCCGCTTGTGCTTTCCGGTTTCCTGCTCCTCGACCTCCCGCGCCGCGATCCTCTCCTTCTGACGGGCGGCGACCGCAGTGGCGCGGGCTTCCAGCTTCTCCGGGCACGCCTTCAGGCGGGCCTGTCGGTCGACGTGGCAGCCCAGGTCTTTCGGCATGGGCGGGCCGCCGGCCTCGGTCCCGAACTGACGGTCCTCCTGGGCATCGGCCATCTCGGTTTCCGTCAGCATCCGGCTGATCTGCTCCGCGATGGTGCCGGCTATGCGGTTTGCGTCCAGCGCCGGGTTGGCCTTCACTTTCGTGCCGTCCAACGCCACCGGCCCCAGCTTGATCAGCCCGGCCTGGCGGCACAGCTCCTCGCCGCGGTGACAGACAAGCGCGATTACGGCAGCGGATGCTGATACGGTGCAGAGGATGTGACAATGAGCTGACGTATTGTCCTTATCAGCTCATTGGCGGTAACTGCTTGTATGGGGTTTTCGGTGCTGTCAAGCCGGTTATCTCCGTTTCCTCCCTCCAGTCCCGCAACTCAATCGCACCGTGGCCGCTGCGCAGGACGGGGGCCGGGTCAAGGGCGCGCACGGTCGGCGCCCGTGGCGCCGAGTGGTGCGGCGCGCCCTTGAGGCGGACGCCGGCCGGAACACGCTGCGTTCGCCCCGAAAGCCTCGCTTTCGGGGCTGCCCCGCGGCGAGCGGTCTTTTTGCCTTCGTCCCGAGGGGAGCCCGCCATCGGGCGCGAACCATCGCGCCGCGTCCTTGTATCCGGTGGGTCCGGCTGGACCCGAACCATGATGCAGCCATGCGCATCGGCGGCGAGGCTCCGGGGCGGCGGACCCATTCTCACGGTCGGCATGGAGGCCATGCAGTTACGCGGGACCCCGCCACCTCGGATCGTCGGCGGCACCCAACGGCGGCTGGGCCGGTGGGTGCCGGATCTCTCTATGCCTCCCTCGGGGGCGGTCACGCAGTCGGGCGCAGGACCACGCCGTCGGGCACCGCGCCCGTGGTTGCAAACCGCCACAGAGCCACCAGCAGCTTTCGGGCGAGTGCCACGACCATCGTCTTGCAGGCGCCGCGCGCGTTCTCGGTGCGCTGGCGGTACCAGCGCGCCAGGGCGCTGTCCTTCTGGAAGATGAGGAAGCGCCAGGCCAACTGGATCATGCCGCGGCGGACCCGGGCATTGCCCGAGCGGGCCAAGCCCTTGTCCCGGCGTTTGGAGCCGCTCTCGTCGGGCGAACCAGTCAGGCCGGCGTAGCGCGCCACCGCGCGGCGGTCCCGGAGATCGCGCGAGAGCACCTCGTGGACCAGCATGTCGGCGGTCTCGACCCCGACACCGACGACTTGGACCAGCAGGCGTACCATAGCGTGGGAGCCGGTCACCGGCATGCGCTCCAACTGCTCCAGGCGCGCCCGCTCGATGGCCTCGATCTGCTCCCGGATCAAGGCCAAGCGGGTCATGTCGCGGCGCAGCTCGGCCAAGGCGTTGGGCGGGATCGGCTCCCCTTCGGGGGTCCGGACCGTCTCCAGCCGCTCCGGCGCCTTCTTGAGCGTCGGGTTGAAGTCGCGGACGCCCAGACGGACCAGGGTTGCCTTCATGCGGTTGACGATCCGCGTGCGCTCCCCGACTAGGGCCTCGCGCTCGCGGCTCGGCCGCTTGGCGTCCTCCTGCCCCACGGTCGGGACGGCGGCCATCTTGCAGTGGTCGCGCTCGCCGCGCAGCCAGCCCAGGAAGGCGCGCTTGAGCAGCTCAGTGAACCGCGCCGGTTTTCCCGGAGACCATTTGTGTTAAATCACGCCGCCATGGCGACGTCCTCGGTTTGAGCATAGTAGCGCGCTTCGGCCTCGGCGGGCGGAGTGTTGCCGATGGGTTCGAGGAGGCGCCGGTGGTTGAACCAGTCGACCCATTCCAGAGTGGCGAACTCGACAGCCTCCAAGGTGCGCCATGGCCCGCGGCGCCGGATCACCTCGGTCTTGTAGAGACCGTTGATGGTCTCGGCCAACGCGTTATCGTAGGAATCGCCAACGCTGCCCACGGAAGGCTCGACCCCAGCTTCGGTGAGACGCTCGGTGTAGCGAATCGCAACGTATTGCGATCCCCTGTCGGAGTGATGGATGAGGCCGCTGCCCTTGGCCGGTCGGCGGTCGTGAAGTGCCTGTTCGAGCGCATCCAGAACGAAGCCGGCGTGGGCTGTGCTGGACACCCGCCAGCCCACGATGCGGCGCGCGAAGGCGTCGATGACGAAGGCCACGTAGACGAAGCCCTGCCATGTCGATACGTACGTGAAATCGGCCAACCACAGGGCGTTTGGGCGTGGCGCCTGGAATTGGCGGTTCACCCGGTCAGCAGGGCATGACGCCGCCCGGTCGCTGATCGTGGTGCGCACCACCTTGCCACGCATCGCTCCTTTCAAGCCCATCTGCTTCATCAGTCGAGCCACTGTGCAGCGTGCCACGTCGATACCCTCCCGCCGCAACTGCCGCCAAACTTTACGTACCCCATAGACCTGGAAGTTCGCGTCCCAGACCCGCCGGATAGCCTCCCTCAGCACTGCGTCGCTTCGCGAACGGGCCGGCGCCTTGGACGGATCGGCCTGTCGGGCGGCATGGGCGTAATAGGTGGACGGGGCGATCGGCAGCACTCGGCAGATCGGCTCGACCCCGTGAACGGCGCGGTGCGCGTCGATGAAGGCGATCATTTCCGGAACGGGCGGTCGAGCTCCGCCTGGGCGAAATACGCCG
The sequence above is drawn from the Azospirillum lipoferum 4B genome and encodes:
- a CDS encoding Wadjet anti-phage system protein JetD domain-containing protein yields the protein MLRSVAQADAEDAEGAPSSGLAPTTDEGLSDDELLARFGLTRFPAPVFLSGPVTVRFGNAPEDGLLPGTAPPFVAVQREWLDGLSWDGEGPFSILTVENLTSFHRQVREARQADVCVVYTGGFPSLTVLRALRHLLRAAPTPPRLFHWGDVDAGGARIAGHLEDSLGAAVVPHLMDASTVRRFGRAGRTADLTALSRRPGAAGIIARTIVETGLLLG
- a CDS encoding IS3-like element ISAli4 family transposase (programmed frameshift); this encodes MTKQASPKYAPEVRERAVRMVFEHEGEHASQWAAISSIAAKIGCTPETLRGWVRQAERDQGKRPGPTTDEQERIKALEREVRELRQANEILRKASAYFGPGGARPPVPEMIAFIDAHRAVHGVEPICRVLPIAPSTYYAHAARQADPSKAPARSRSDAVLREAIRRVWDANFQVYGVRKVWRQLRREGIDVARCTVARLMKQMGLKGAMRGKVVRTTISDRAASCPADRVNRQFQAPRPNALWLADFTYVSTWQGFVYVAFVIDAFARRIVGWRVSSTAHAGFVLDALEQALHDRRPAKGSGLIHHSDRGSQYVAIRYTERLTEAGVEPSVGSVGDSYDNALAETINGLYKTEVIRRRGPWRTLEAVEFATLEWVDWFNHRRLLEPIGNTPPAEAEARYYAQTEDVAMAA